A genome region from Oenanthe melanoleuca isolate GR-GAL-2019-014 chromosome 2, OMel1.0, whole genome shotgun sequence includes the following:
- the LOC130249154 gene encoding heterochromatin-associated protein MENT-like, protein MEVVSTSVGKFTVDLFNKLNETNKGKNIFFSPWSISAALALTYLGAKGTTATEMAEVLHFTLGAGSEASSSAARPSRGRPKRRKLDPENKQDADIHSGFKKLLTAINKPRSTYSLKSANRIYIEKTFLLLPTYIQLSKNYYKAEPQKVNFKTAPEQSGKEINTWIEKQTEGKIKNLLGPQDVTNSTRLILVNAIYFKAEWEVKFKAEDTELQSFRLSKNKTKPVKMMYMRKTFPVLIMETMNFKMIELPYVKRELSMFILLPDDIKDNTTGLEQLERELTYEKLSEWTDSKKMTETLVDLHLPKFKLEERYDLSGNLIRMGMRSAFSSNADFSGMTEKDKVMISKVFHKSFLAVDEKGTEAAAATAVIVELSSVRVSHVLEFRVDHPFYFFIRHNKSKSILFFGRFCSPLE, encoded by the exons ATGGAAGTGGTATCCACATCAGTTGGCAAGTTTACTGTTGATCTTTTCAACAAGCTGAATGAGACCAACAAGGGAAAAAACATCTTCTTCTCCCCTTGGAGCATatcagctgctctggctctgacATACCTGGGAGCAAAAGGAACTACAGCAACTGAGATGGCAGAG GTCCTTCATTTCACCCTGGGAGCAGGATCTGAAGCTTCTTCTTCTGCGGCCAGACCTTCTCGGGGGAGaccaaagagaagaaaattg GATCCTGAAAACAAGCAAGATGCAGACATCCATTCTGGCTTCAAGAAGCTCCTGACTGCCATCAACAAACCCAGAAGCACTTACTCCCTGAAAAGTGCCAACCGCATTTACATAGAAAAAACCTTCCTATTATTGCCT acaTACATACAGCTCAGTAAGAACTACTACAAAGCAGAGCCACAGAAGGTTAACTTTAAGACAGCACCAGAACAGTCAGGAAAGGAAATCAACACTTGGATTGAAAAACAAACTGAGG GCAAAATCAAGAATTTGCTGGGTCCACAAGATGTGACAAACTCCACCAGGCTGATCCTTGTAAATGCCATTTACTTCAAGGCAGAATGGGAAGTGAAATTTAAGGCAGAAGATACAGAGCTGCAATCCTTCCGACTGAGCAAG AACAAGACCAAGCCTGTAAAGATGATGTACatgagaaaaacatttccagttcTCATCATGGAAACAATGAACTTCAAAATGATTGAGTTGCCATATGTGAAACGTGAACTCAGTATGTTCATCCTCCTTCCTGATGACATCAAAGACAACACTACGGGTCTTGAGCAG CTGGAAAGAGAACTGACGTATGAGAAGCTGTCTGAATGGACTGATTCCAAGAAGATGACTGAGACTCTTGTGGATCTGCACCTACCTAAATTCAAACTGGAAGAGAGATATGACCTCAGTGGTAATCTGATCAGGATGGGAATGCGCAGTGCCTTCAGCAGCAATGCTGATTTCAGTGGAATGACCGAGAAGGATAAAGTGATGATCTCCAAAGTTTTTCACAAGTCTTTTCTTGCAGTTGATGAGAAGGGcactgaggcagctgctgctactgctgtcATTGTAGAATTATCAAGTGTACGTGTTAGCCATGTTCTGGAATTTAGGGTTGACCACCCTTTCTACTTCTTCATCAGACACAACAAGTCCAAGAGCATCCTCTTCTTTGGTAGATTCTGTTCTCCTCTAGAATGA